A single window of Archangium gephyra DNA harbors:
- a CDS encoding alpha/beta hydrolase: MPLDPQAQAFLAMVANAPPLDTCTVEQNRAQLAAVVPLTGKPAELAEVTDMTLPGPAGAIPVRVYRPSTQSGLPVVAYFHGGGWMLCDLDTHDTTCRDIARHAGAVVVSVHYRRSPEHPFPAAYEDCLAVTRALLDGSAGLGTDRTRVAVAGDSAGGNIAASVALTLRGTSPGLVHQVLIYPLTDARVPRTSSYVEFSEGHFMTARDLHFFLKSYAGGASPTDTRLSPACADDLSGLPAATVITAECDPLRDDGEAYAAALRKAGVPAEYRCFAGQVHPFVLLAGLIDAAHDARRLIGERLREAFYFQKEA; encoded by the coding sequence ATGCCCCTCGATCCTCAAGCCCAGGCCTTCCTCGCCATGGTGGCCAACGCACCGCCGCTCGACACGTGCACCGTCGAGCAGAACCGCGCGCAACTGGCGGCCGTCGTGCCGTTGACCGGAAAGCCGGCCGAGCTGGCGGAGGTCACCGACATGACGCTGCCCGGTCCCGCCGGGGCCATACCGGTGCGGGTGTACCGCCCGAGTACGCAATCCGGCCTGCCCGTCGTGGCGTACTTCCACGGCGGCGGATGGATGCTGTGCGATCTGGACACCCACGACACGACGTGCCGGGACATCGCCCGCCATGCAGGGGCCGTGGTGGTATCGGTGCACTACCGCCGCTCGCCGGAGCACCCCTTCCCCGCCGCCTACGAGGACTGTCTGGCCGTCACGCGCGCCCTGCTGGATGGCAGCGCCGGTCTCGGCACGGACCGCACCCGGGTCGCCGTCGCTGGAGACAGCGCGGGAGGCAACATCGCCGCGAGCGTGGCCCTGACCCTGCGCGGCACCTCCCCGGGGCTCGTCCATCAGGTGCTCATCTACCCCCTCACCGATGCACGGGTGCCCAGGACGTCCAGCTACGTGGAGTTCAGCGAGGGCCACTTCATGACCGCTCGCGACCTCCACTTCTTCCTGAAGAGCTACGCGGGCGGAGCCAGCCCCACGGACACACGCCTCTCCCCCGCCTGCGCGGATGACCTGAGCGGATTGCCGGCGGCGACCGTCATCACCGCCGAGTGCGATCCCCTGCGCGACGATGGCGAGGCCTACGCGGCGGCACTGCGCAAGGCGGGAGTCCCGGCCGAGTACCGGTGCTTCGCCGGCCAGGTCCACCCCTTCGTCCTGCTGGCGGGCCTCATCGACGCCGCGCACGACGCGAGGCGGCTCATCGGCGAGCGGCTGCGCGAGGCCTTCTACTTCCAGAAGGAGGCGTGA